In Schizosaccharomyces osmophilus chromosome 2, complete sequence, the following proteins share a genomic window:
- the art1 gene encoding arrestin-related substrate adaptor for RhoGEF, Art1 has translation MTAPCTYIKNFSPIEIRPLPHLDFQAGYNGIPASAPRIVGLVQVRSKEINQPLSILRVTLELWKIESVDVPSLGVSNHLSEPKRLVQQVLFPPPSPFSSKNEKTNSLYLSENIQAGDDALSPSSDISGISHIYDSYIHDQPSRRRSSNQPPIPPPHVQNVSRSTSMPSRAFSQTSDNSSMPASSVITDLQKSPEKSSSSSSSAYNIWSMDLPFEMKYSEGEVLTPTFDLVRSGFSCSTKYQLRAVLTLSGLEDISECVPIAIHRYDTLSSWGMYNSPIYLKETSIDGRVIVEASIPKQCIGPMDLLTVFISIRASNGSKIRVQQLSLSLVECVSIRHPSSNSSPIVRSKKVLKVEQDLDDVRLEKDGLSQTLSKVFPDPDLDDYSMQGFSTSSDLYKVTYMVLIKVRLYRARNVEISYPITVSPVPRSASSSILGDIQTRVLDARQSVNGSVLDTTCDIIRANDSSKNNMYSYSEDGMVLLN, from the coding sequence ATGACGGCTCCCTGTACATATattaaaaacttttctccAATTGAAATCCGTCCCTTACCAcatttggattttcaaGCTGGCTACAATGGAATTCCTGCATCAGCTCCTAGAATCGTAGGCCTCGTACAAGTGCgaagcaaagaaataaaccAGCCATTGTCTATATTAAGAGTCACTTTGGAGCTCTGGAAAATCGAATCCGTTGATGTTCCTTCTTTGGGTGTAAGCAATCATTTGTCTGAACCAAAGCGGCTAGTACAGCaagttttgtttcctcCTCCATCTCCTTTCTCTtctaaaaatgaaaagacgAATTCCCTTTACCTTTCCGAAAACATCCAAGCTGGTGACGATGCTTTGTCTCCTTCATCTGACATTTCCGGCATAAGCCATATTTACGATTCCTACATACACGATCAACCTTCCCGGCGTCGTTCTTCAAATCAACCGCCTATACCACCTCCACATGTTCAAAACGTTTCTCGAAGCACTTCAATGCCTTCTCGCGCTTTTAGCCAAACTTCAGACAATTCTTCTATGCCAGCCTCATCGGTTATAACTGACTTACAAAAGTCACCTGAAAagtcatcttcatcttcatcttcagcTTATAACATATGGTCTATGGATTTGCCGTTCGAAATGAAGTATTCTGAGGGAGAAGTGCTTACCCCAACATTCGATCTTGTTCGTTCAGGTTTTTCTTGCTCTACAAAATACCAATTACGAGCCGTTCTCACTCTTTCTGGATTAGAAGATATCTCTGAATGTGTCCCGATTGCCATTCACCGTTACGACACGCTCTCCTCTTGGGGTATGTATAATTCACCAATCTacttaaaagaaacaagtaTAGACGGTAGAGTTATAGTGGAGGCTTCCATTCCCAAACAGTGTATCGGGCCTATGGATTTACTTACAGTGTTCATATCTATCAGGGCTTCGAATGGATCCAAAATCCGGGTACAGCAATTGTCATTGTCCTTGGTAGAATGTGTTAGTATCCGCCAtccttcttccaattcctCTCCCATTGTTCgttcaaaaaaagttttaaaagttGAACAAGATCTCGACGACGTGCGATTGGAAAAAGATGGCCTTTCACAAACACTGTCAAAAGTGTTCCCAGATCCTGACTTAGATGATTATAGCATGCAAGGGTTCAGCACTTCTTCCGATCTGTATAAGGTCACTTATATGGTTTTAATAAAAGTGAGACTTTATCGTGCTAGAAATGTTGAAATTTCTTATCCTATCACCGTTTCACCCGTCCCTCGTTCCGCCAGTTCTTCCATCCTCGGCGACATACAAACCAGAGTTTTGGATGCCCGGCAATCCGTTAACGGTTCTGTACTGGATACCACTTGTGATATTATCCGTGCgaatgattcttccaaaaacaacatgTATAGTTATTCAGAAGATGGTATGGTgcttttgaattga